A single region of the Nicotiana sylvestris chromosome 6, ASM39365v2, whole genome shotgun sequence genome encodes:
- the LOC138870723 gene encoding uncharacterized protein translates to MVADALNRRAESLGSLVYLPTTERQLALDVKALANQFVRLDVSKPSQVFACVVSQSSLIDLIREHQYNDPHLLLLKDTVQHDDAREVTIRDDGALRMQGGSQFVVLHSSRCHEDVSGHETTLLVEENEDRHNLNCQQVKYEHQWPGGLLQKLEIPECKWERITMNFAVRFPRTQMKFDAVWVFVDMLTKSAHCIPVMTTYSSE, encoded by the exons atggtggccgatgccttgaatCGTAGGGCAGAGAGTTTGGGCAGTCTAGTATATCTACCAACAACGGAGAGGCAATTAGCATTGGATGTtaaggccttggccaaccagtttgttagattggatgtttctaagccgaGCCAAGTTtttgcttgtgtggtttctcagtcttcacTTATTGATCTTATCCGGGAGCATCAGTATAATGACCCCCATCTACTtctccttaaggacacggttcagcatgatgatgccagagaggTCACTATTAGGGATGAcggtgcattgaggatgcagg gaggctcacagttcgtagtactccattcatccaggtgccatgaagatgtatcaggacatgagacaacattattggtggaagagAATGAAGACAGACATAacctaaattgtcagcaggtgaagtatgagcaccagtggccgggtggattgcttcagaagctGGAGATCCCAGAGtgtaaatgggagcggatcactatgaatTTTGCTGTTAGGTTTCCACGAACTCAGatgaagtttgatgcagtttgggtgttTGTGGATAtgttgaccaagtcagctcattgCATTCCAgtgatgactacttattcttccgaGTAG